AAAGTATACAGGCATTTGTACAAATTTGCGAAAATGAGTGGAAGTTGTTTAGGATTAGAAAAGTTTGGCACTTCAGTTGCAGTTTAATTTGGAAATCAATAAACCTAGAATAGGTCACAATAAATAACATAGCTAGCTTATGACATCTCAAAGTAATATGAGGCTGTTTACTTTcattatctctctttcttttacagTCTATCAATATTATGGAACTGACTTTACAGAAATACGGAAGTTATGAAAAATTTGAACAAGCCACTGGTGGTAGCTTGCTCTCTAAAACTCGAATCTGGAGTCACGTTAGAAAGTACATGATGAAGGAAGGCTGCCTAGGGGAGGTATGAATTGCAAGTGAACACAAGGAGTTACTGTCAGTGACAGTcgtagcttattttattttattttatttattttattttttgagatggagtctcgctctgtcgcccagactggagtgcagtggtgaatctcggctcactgcaacctccgcctcccgggttcaagtgattctcctgcctcagcctccctagtagctgggattacaggcaccagccactgcacccagctaatttttgtatttttagtagagacagtgtttttgcggtgttggccaggctggtctcgaactcctgacctcaggtcatccgcctgccttggcctcccagagtgctgggattacaggcatgagccactgcgcccagcctagtcgTAGTTCTTTTCTGTAGATTTTGTTTTCCCAACTATTTTACTCATTAAATTAGTCGCCCAGATTTCTTACTCAATAAGTCTTAAGTTCCTGTTGCATTGAATTGTTTTGATGTGTTtagtgtctttttgtttttcttactgcCATTTCTGTATAACTTGTGGGATTAGATGAATTACTTTATGAAAATTGCCAATGAAGAGATTTGCCCCAGCAGCCTCTTTTATTAGTCTTCTTAGTGGTCAGTCTCAAAGCCTTGGTGCTGGCAATGATCTGGATTCTGGCGCCTGTATCTTCTTCTGCATCAGTTTAGCCAGGGAGCGTATTTACGACACCTCAGAGGTACAATTTGAAgtcctttctgtcttcctcagCACAGCCATCTACTTTCCCTTAAACTCATGGAAGGTTCTTGAGTTCCCAAAGGGTCAAAATTAGAAGGGTCACAGGTGATTTGGCTGCACATTCCATCTTGGTTTCTGGGAGATTTAAGGTGGttataaacaaaaaacagtgttAATTTACAGGCCCATTGTTTTCTGTGAAAGCTTCTCCCCTTACCTTTAGGTTTTGTTTTATGTCTGTGTACTTTTTCTCTTGCCCCTTAGATTGTAGTTCATCTCACTGAGGACCTGCTTTCCCGAGCATCAATGACAGTAGTAAATGGATGTCCGACTCTGACCATCAATGTGTCCACTGCACGTGAGCATTGGCTGGAGGGAATGCTGAGGCATGAAATAGGTAGGGGCAatcctttccatttgtttatttgtaataTCAGGAATTAGCTCTAAAGAAATGTTCTTTTAGAATGGGTATTTTCttagtagaagaaaatctagCAAGAAGTCATGAGCTTCACTTGGACTGAAGCTAATGTATTTATGTCTCATTTCAAATTAGATTTTTTAAGGGAAGTGTTTAGGTGTATTGAACCTGGAAAGTCATTTAACTGCTCTGGATTTCCCCTACATTAAACTGAGGGGGTTGAATTAAGGTATCTTTGAGGTTCTTTTCAAATATCAAGTCTGTgattcttctctttaaaaaagtaaattgttATAAAGGTTATACCTCCTCTCTTGAGACATGTGATCCTTTTGAAGGCAGTGTACTCCTTCACACCCAAGAGATGTTAGGATCAGGTCATTTTCtactttgttttgatttgtagGCACACATCAATTtggctttagaattttttttgttttcttgagatgggatctcggtctgtcgcccagtcttgggcacagtggcaggatctcagctcgctgcaacctctgcctcccaggcttaagtgatcctcttcacctcagcctcctgagtagctgggaccccaggtgcacaccaccacacccagctaattttttgtatttctggtagacatgtttcaccatgttgcccaggctggtctctaactcttgaactcaagtgatccgcctgcttcggccttccaaagtgctgggctgggattacaggcatgagccaccgcacccagctggtttTAGAATTGTTGATGGAATCTAACTTTGGGGGAAGAATTAAAACAAGAATGGCATTTCTTCTTATTCATGTAACTTTTCTTCTCCATAGGTACACATTATTTTCGAGGTATTAACAACCTCCAGCAGCCATGGAACAGTTGGACTGGACGTAAAAAACATGAGCTAAAGCCAAATAATCCCACAGAGGAAGGACTAGCAAGTATTCACAGTGTTCTGTTTAGAAAAGACCCTTTTTTATGGAGGGCTGCCCTCCTCTACTACACTGTTTATCAAGCCAGCCAAATGTCTTTTTGTGAACTCTTCAAAGATATTGGCAGGTTTGTCAAGGACCCCAATACAAGATGGGATTATTGTGTACGGGCCAAGAGGGGATGGACTGATACTTCCCAACCAGGTGGGTGTCCCTTAACTGTAGGTTTTCTGACTTACTGACTAGTTGTCTAGTGATTTTGTTTATATCCTAATCCCTGAATCACAAAATTcacttacttaaaaaaattaaacctttgttacctgaggtcagaactgGTTTTCCCAAACCACATTTTCTTAGCATTATTTTTACCCAGCTCAATTTTGAAAAATCTCAGACCtatagaatatggaaagaatgTTAGAATGAA
This DNA window, taken from Pongo pygmaeus isolate AG05252 chromosome 6, NHGRI_mPonPyg2-v2.0_pri, whole genome shotgun sequence, encodes the following:
- the MATCAP2 gene encoding putative tyrosine carboxypeptidase MATCAP2 isoform X7 yields the protein MELTLQKYGSYEKFEQATGGSLLSKTRIWSHVRKYMMKEGCLGEIVVHLTEDLLSRASMTVVNGCPTLTINVSTAREHWLEGMLRHEIGTHYFRGINNLQQPWNSWTGRKKHELKPNNPTEEGLASIHSVLFRKDPFLWRAALLYYTVYQASQMSFCELFKDIGRFVKDPNTRWDYCVRAKRGWTDTSQPGCFSKDQVYLDGILQILRYRDTIDFHLLTALGKVSYEDVDRLKGLAVTENMRVPHFLQDHGRYMEHLEKIMEVNELTDRELKDLI
- the MATCAP2 gene encoding putative tyrosine carboxypeptidase MATCAP2 isoform X6, which codes for MLESIRVTGNSIVLPPKPKSKVKWCHFSTLPKPKPQLSRSFEKGDDFSGKKFCILTAIKPTNLEKEKLRFFKSDYTYNPQFEYANPALPSVLAKHSHASDRFLKQSINIMELTLQKYGSYEKFEQATGGSLLSKTRIWSHVRKYMMKEGCLGEIVVHLTEDLLSRASMTVVNGCPTLTINVSTAREHWLEGMLRHEIGTHYFRGINNLQQPWNSWTGRKKHELKPNNPTEEGLASIHSVLFRKDPFLWRAALLYYTVYQASQMSFCELFKDIGRFVKDPNTRWDYCVRAKRGWTDTSQPGCFSKDQVYLDGILQILRYRDTIDFHLLTALGKVSYEDVDRLKGLAVTENMRVPHFLQDHGRYMEHLEKIMEVNELTDRELKDLI